The following proteins are encoded in a genomic region of Bubalus kerabau isolate K-KA32 ecotype Philippines breed swamp buffalo chromosome 13, PCC_UOA_SB_1v2, whole genome shotgun sequence:
- the LOC129625889 gene encoding RNA-binding protein 12 isoform X1 — protein MAVVIRLQGLPIVAGTMDIRHFFSGLTIPDGGVHIVGGELGEAFIVFATDEDARLGMMRTGGTIKGSKVTLLLSSKTEMQNMIELSRRRFETANLDIPPANASRSGPPPSSGMSGRVNLPTTVPNFNNPSPSVVTATTSVHESSKNIQTFSTASVGTAPPNMGASFGSPTFSSTVPSTASPMNTVPPPPIPPIPAMPSLPPMPSIPPIPVPPPVPTMPPVPPVPPIPPVPSVPPMTPLPPMSGMPPLNPPPVAPLPAGMNGSGAPVNLNNNLNPVFLGPLNPVNPVQMNSQSSVKPLPINPDDLYVSVHGMPFSAMENDVRDFFHGLRVDAVHLLKDHVGRNNGNGLVKFLSPQDTFEALKRNRMLMIQRYVEVSPATERQWVAAGGHITFKQSIGPSGQTHPPPQPLPRSKSPSGQKRSRSRSPHEAGFCVYLKGLPFEAENKHVIDFFKKLDIVEDSIYIAYGPNGKATGEGFVEFRNEADYKAALCRHKQYMGNRFIQVHPITKKGMLEKIDMIRKRLQNFSYDQREMILNPEGDVTSAKVCAHITNIPFSITKMDVLQFLEGIPVDENAVHVLVDNNGQGLGQALVQFKNEDDARKSERLHRKKLNGREAFVHVVTLEDMREIEKNPPAQGKKGLKMAVPGNPAVPGIPNVGMPNAGLPSSGMPSAGLPNAGMPNAGIPAAGMPNAGMPAAGMPNAGIPSAGMPAAGMPGVGMPGAGMPSAGGEEHAFLAVGSKEANSGPPFNFPGNFGGSNAFGPPLPPPGLGGAFGDARPGMPSVGSSGLPGLGLDVPGFGGGPNNLSGPGFGGGPQNFGNGPGSLGGPPGFGSGPPGLGNAPGHLSGPPAFGPGPGPGPGPIHIGGPPGFGSSSGKPGPTIIKVQNMPFTVSIDEILDFFYGYQVIPGSVCLKYNEKGMPTGEAMVAFESRDEATAAVIDLNDRPIGSRKVKLVLG, from the coding sequence ATGGCTGTGGTCATCCGTTTGCAAGGTCTCCCAATTGTGGCGGGGACCATGGACATTCGCCACTTCTTCTCTGGATTGACCATTCCTGATGGGGGCGTGCATATTGTAGGGGGTGAACTGGGTGAGGCTTTCATCGTTTTTGCCACTGATGAAGATGCAAGGCTTGGTATGATGCGCACAGGTGGTACAATTAAAGGGTCAAAAGTAACACTGTTGTTGAGTAGTAAAACGGAAATGCAGAATATGATTGAACTGAGTCGTAGGCGTTTTGAAACTGCCAACCTAGATATACCACCGGCAAATGCTAGTAGATCAGGACCGCCACCTAGCTCAGGAATGAGTGGCAGGGTGAACTTGCCTACAACAGTACCCAACTTTAATAATCCTTCACCCAGTGTAGTTACTGCCACCACTTCTGTTCATGAAAGCAGCAAAAACATACAGACATTTTCCACAGCCAGCGTAGGAACGGCTCCTCCAAATATGGGGGCTTCCTTTGGGAGCCCAACGTTTAGCTCAACTGTTCCGAGCACAGCCTCTCCGATGAACACAGTCCCACCTCCACCAATTCCTCCAATCCCAGCGATGCCATCTTTGCCGCCAATGCCGTCTATTCCCCCAATTCCAGTTCCTCCTCCGGTACCTACAATGCCTCCTGTGCCTCCTGTGCCCCCAATTCCCCCAGTCCCTTCTGTGCCACCCATGACCCCACTGCCACCCATGTCAGGCATGCCACCTTTGAACCCGCCACCTGTGGCACCTCTACCTGCTGGAATGAATGGCTCTGGAGCACCTGTGAATCTGAACAATAACCTGAACCCTGTGTTTCTGGGTCCATTGAATCCTGTTAACCCTGTCCAGATGAACTCGCAAAGCAGTGTGAAACCACTTCCCATCAACCCTGATGATCTGTATGTCAGTGTGCATGGAATGCCCTTTTCTGCAATGGAAAATGATGTCCGAGACTTTTTCCATGGGCTCCGTGTTGATGCGGTGCATTTGTTGAAAGATCATGTAGGTCGAAATAATGGGAATGGATTGGTTAAGTTTCTCTCCCCTCAAGATACATTTGAAGCTTTGAAACGAAACAGAATGCTGATGATTCAACGCTATGTGGAAGTTAGTCCTGCCACAGAGAGACAGTGGGTAGCTGCTGGAGGCCATATCACTTTTAAGCAAAGTATAGGACCTTCTGGACAAACCCATCCCCCTCCTCAGCCACTTCCCAGGTCAAAATCGCCCAGTGGGCAGAAAAGGTCAAGGTCAAGATCACCACATGAGGCTGGTTTTTGTGTTTACTTGAAAGGGCTGCCATTTGAAGCAGAAAACAAACatgtcattgatttttttaaaaagttggataTTGTGGAAGATAGTATTTATATTGCTTATGGACCCAATGGGAAAGCAACGGGTGAAGGCTTCGTAGAGTTCAGGAATGAGGCTGACTATAAGGCTGCTCTGTGTCGTCATAAACAATACATGGGTAATCGCTTTATTCAAGTTCATCCAATTACCAAGAAAGGTATGCTAGAAAAGATAGATATGATTCGAAAAAGACTGCAGAACTTCAGCTATGACCAGAGGGAAATGATCTTAAATCCGGAGGGGGATGTCACCTCTGCCAAAGTCTGTGCCCATATAACAAATATTCCCTTCAGCATTACCAAGATGGATGTTCTTCAGTTCCTAGAAGGAATCCCAGTGGATGAAAATGCTGTACATGTTCTTGTTGATAACAATGGGCAAGGTCTAGGACAGGCATTGGTTcagtttaaaaatgaagatgatgcACGTAAGTCTGAACGCTTACACCGTAAAAAACTTAATGGGAGAGAAGCTTTTGTTCATGTAGTTACTTTAGAAGATATGAGAGAGATTGAGAAAAATCCTCCTGCCCAAGGAAAAAAGGGGTTAAAGATGGCTGTGCCAGGTAATCCTGCAGTTCCAGGAATTCCCAATGTGGGAATGCCCAATGCGGGATTGCCCAGTTCAGGAATGCCCAGTGCGGGACTGCCTAATGCGGGAATGCCCAATGCAGGAATACCTGCTGCGGGAATGCCCAATGCAGGAATGCCTGCTGCAGGAATGCCTAATGCAGGAATTCCCAGTGCAGGAATGCCTGCTGCCGGAATGCCTGGTGTGGGAATGCCCGGTGCGGGAATGCCTAGTGCAGGAGGTGAAGAGCATGCCTTCTTGGCTGTAGGATCTAAGGAGGCCAACAGTGGGCCTCCATTTAACTTTCCTGGTAATTTTGGTGGGTCAAATGCCTTTGGACcaccactccctcctccaggatTAGGAGGGGCCTTTGGTGATGCTAGGCCTGGAATGCCTTCAGTTGGAAGTAGTGGTTTGCCTGGTCTAGGACTGGATGTTCCAGGTTTTGGAGGTGGACCAAATAATTTAAGTGGACCAGGATTTGGAGGGGGCCCTCAGAATTTTGGAAATGGCCCTGGTAGCTTAGGTGGCCCCCCTGGCTTTGGAAGTGGGCCCCCTGGCCTTGGAAATGCCCCTGGGCATTTGAGTGGGCCTCCAGCCTTTGGTCCTGGTCCTGGTCCTGGCCCTGGCCCAATCCACATTGGTGGTCCTCCTGGCTTTGGATCTAGTTCTGGAAAACCAGGACCAACAATAATTAAAGTACAGAACATGCCCTTCACTGTGTCTATTGATGAGATTTTAGATTTCTTTTACGGTTATCAAGTGATCCCGGGCTCAGTGTGTTTAAAGTACAATGAAAAAGGTATGCCCACCGGAGAAGCTATGGTGGCTTTCGAATCTCGGGATGAAGCCACAGCTGCTGTCATTGACTTAAATGACAGACCTATTGGCTCTAGAAAAGTAAAACTTGTATTAGGGTAG